In the genome of Puntigrus tetrazona isolate hp1 chromosome 8, ASM1883169v1, whole genome shotgun sequence, the window ACCGAGGCCGTAACTTTGCGGATACATCGCGGGAACACCACGGTGTCCGAGGACGAGGCCTTGCGCAACCGGACGCACTTTGCATTGCGTCTGCTCAAGTTCTCCCGAGAGAAGAAAGCCGCCAAGACCCTGGGCATCGTGGTTGGATGCTTCGTCCTTTGTTGGCTTCCGTTTTTCCTGGTTCTTCCGATCGGTAAGTGTCtcactttttacatttgatcaTAAGCAAATACCAGATTGTGAAAGTTAATATTTCTGCCAAATCTATGCcaacaaatgcatttgtagTGCGTTTAATGTAACAGAATGCTTGTGGAACTGAAGGCTGTAAGAAAAATGTCCCACCTTTTAGTTTAGGATCATTCACGGATGTATTTAtctcaaaattacttttattcctatctttttttgtcatgaatATTCATTGTCACActaaagatgcatttaaataaatacatgagtCTGCTCTGATAGCCTTGAGCGCAGCATGCCAACATATAGTCCCCAGCTTAaagttatactttatttttctttagctTTCCTAAAACACCTCATTAACCCTTTGTTGGAAGATTTGCATAACACTAGGTGTAACTTTTATCCTCACCATAGTATTGTTGCCGCTGCCACGAAAacttatatttcaaatatagtaAGGCGCAGAACATTTTTGTCACATGCTTGAggtatttggccaatcacaatgcactggatagctggccaatcaaagCACTCCATGCTTTTCTGAAGGATGAGCTTTGTAGGAAAGGCGGGGAAGAGATGAACAAcaataatgtgctttttgaacCTTAAACAGTGTAAacgcattgcattacaccaaatacacaaaataatgtgcaATGGCATATGATCCCTTTAAACATGGTTTTATCATTGGTAACACCAATGGAGAAAGCTTTAAACTGCAGTCGGTAACGTTTAGCGTTGCGGAAGAATGTAGCCGGATCTACTTCTCCCTTTTGAAGTCTAAGGCGAATCACGCAGGTACCGGGCTATTCCACAGCAGTACCTACACGAACCAGTTCAAATAGtcaaaatataaacacttagGTGTACTGTAGTGATTCTGGACAAGTCAAAAAGacggtttggaaaatggattcatgaTATACTCGCTTTTTTATGGACTGCAGAAGGTTAAGTAGAACAAGGGTTTTTTCTATGGAACTCTTCAGTATTTTGAATATTGTCACCATATGTTGCAAATGACCCCTAGACCTGTTTGGCAAAAACATTGactgttttctttcctttctgtaATGTGTTGGAATTATTTTGGACtaacaggaaaaaaagtgatttatagctacaaaagcaaaaatggtgTCTGACTGTATTGATGGTTTTGCAACCTGGCAAAGTTAAGCAGATGTTGACCTTTCCCCATTCAGATCAATAGGAATTGTACTTAGTACTGAATAAGTGAACCAGCTTACCTCAAATATTGACCTCTATGCCAATGtccaaaatatcaaaaagacTACGATAACAGCATGCATGTCTAAAAAGTCTTAGTTAACATTGAGATGACAAGCTCTTTGAATTGTGTGAAATAtctggtctgtgtgtgtgattttcatGCCGTCCCTTGACAGAAATGAGTTAGACGTGCACAAGGcctattttttggttttctgtcTAAAAGTCAAATGCGCAGAGATTTTTCCAAATGCTAGAAGATGGGAAAATAATAGCCTCAAGTGTGTGAAACGCTGCCATGTGGAGAATCGAGAAGATTGGTCAAATATCTAGTCCTCGCAGGCCTCGGCTATTAGCGCTTTAGCGATTTTAGCATGTAAACAGGTCGAAAGAATCAACTCGCTTGTGGCTCTGCGAATCTCGTAGAGCAGCAGAACTGTTTATTGTGCCAGTGCTTTAAAAGATGTTTGCTTAAACCTTCTTTTAGAGCGTTCTCTCAGACAACAGGGTCACGGGTGTTTACGCAATATGCTTGGCTTCAGAAATGAGATTCACAGAGACTCAGAACGATCTGTAATTCCCTTAATGCACAGCAGAGCTTCTCGGGTTCCCCAGATATGAATTTTAGCTGTTATTATATTTCCCACCCCTGCAGTAGGGCTCTAGCGAGACCTTTCGGTTCAAGGTCAGTCAGAGTTAAATCACATAGTTGAGTCTATTAGGTctcaaaaaaagagaaggaactCAGTAACCGGTATTATTGCGAAGCCAATGCAAACGAATAGCATGCTCTTATGCATCTGTGGTAAACACGGGAGCCCGAAAGGACATGAAAATGATTCTAAATCGGCTTTGAGATTTGTAAGAAACACGATTTGCACGATATTGAATTGCTTGCTAATTAACCGGCATTAAATTGCAGATAATAGAGTGTTTAATAAAGCTCCGGGGATTCGGTGACCTTATCAGTATGACTCAGTTTGagacaaaacacagcacacCCTGGCTCTGCAAACCGCGTTTAGTAACAGTGAAATCTAAAACACCACCTTCAATAGGAAAGTTGTCCGTTTAATGTTACTCCGGTCGATGAAAATCTATTTTCGCATGTATGACATCTCGCTGTAAAGAGGCTCGTAATGAAGTCGGCGTTTAGTTTgtgataattaaaaacaacaggtTAATGGTTTTCCCGGTAAAGTAATTACATGCTATTTTCATCACTGCATGGACGGCTGGAGCCGAAAGACTTCATATAGATGCTGTGTGGCAATATCGAGGGGATTTTGCTGACAAATGTGGGTATTAGGATGAAGAATTTGTCCTTCGGACAGACATTCTTCCTTTTAAATCTTCCCTCGATGCTTCCAATACAGTAGGAGCAGTGAGGGGAGAATCACTTTAATGCTTGGTTGAGTCTTAGGAACAGCCACTGCATTAAAGTACCACAATCGGTATTATAATACTGCATAAACATAATGACCTAATGAAAGACACACAGAACAAACCCCTATGCAGCCATTGAAGCCAAAGAAAACAGTCCTTTAGAGGAAATCCTCACAAAACATCACTATAGAAAACAGATTaccatataattattttgttagggattattttgaagttttatGGGTCAAGCAAGTCAGTTAGAAACCAATAACATGAACACTCTAGCAACATGgcattttttttggtaataattacaatacattcattaaatactaaatctaaaattatgtaaacaatataacaactttattgattaattatgttaaaaatgatcatctttattcttaatttttttttcattagataTTTAATCACTTCCgctattttaaatctttttgatCTTAATCTTTAAGACTAAGTTAGCttaatgctaattttaaatgcaatctttagcaaaataaaagtaatgtatattaaaacaaatgaaattcaTTATCTGCAAATGCTTCGTATAATTATGTTTTGAAGCCTAAATTAATTTGTAGCATTTAAAGCAttgtttaaaatcattaaattaggtttcattttaaattattgtgaCAAAATAGTGTACATTTTTGCGCATCACTGAAAACAGTTTGATGTCGAAACaatttacagaaataaagaaatgcacacagtagtaaaagaaaaaaggtttttacagtgtaaatataaaaatatatataataaaatataatatcattaaataCTCTAAAGCACTGACAAAAATGGTAGAAACAATCTTCACCTTCttgtaataaattacaaagaaatggcaagtatagaattaaacatgacattctgaagtagaaatgctttttttgcatcataaaagtttttagtgtaaataagtgtaaaCTAATTCATatagcattgaaaaaaaaaataaacaaaaaaagtacctagaaattgctaaataaatgataaagaaaTGGCATGAgaaaaacattaagcatttACTAAAAAACGAAAAGGTCTTTTCTTAGCACTTCAGTATCAGATATTGCTTTTTGTTGAATTGGATTGCTtatattgtcctcatttgtaagtgtCTTTGGATAAAAGAGTCAGCTAAGCGACTAAACGTAAAAATTGTACTTTATTTAAGGACATTAACTGCTAATACGGTATCCCAGCAGAAACCGTTCGGTGCCCGTATGTGGATGTTCAGGAGCTTTGTAGTCACCAGTAGACCTCTAGCTCTGTGTGTCATCTATTTCCAGGCAAACCTGCGTCAGACAGGCGTGAACTGAACCACTGCATGTATTTGAAGGAGAACACGGTCGTACCGTGACGTATGCGCGGGCCCTCGGCGAATCTTTAACACCGAATTCATGTCTGAAATTCTCTCGTGGCATaaactctctcttttctctgatCATTTACTCAGACAGGGAACCACGGGAAATGAGGCAGGAGGCACCGGGCCGCTCAGGctgaaagaaatgaaattgAAAACGAGCTCAGTCATCCTGCGTTCTTGAAAGCGTTTGCAGACTGGATGCGTAAATAGAGTAAAATGCAGTTGGGCTCCGTGAGGCTTCAATAAATAACGGGCATCGGTATCTGCTGTGGTTGGTATTATATCGGAACTAATTTTAAGAGCTGCGGGCTGGACATTAAGGAAAGCTCACagaaatgttttcagttttcgAGAGCGGTTGAGTCATTCTCAGACAATGGCATCCGTTTCCTCAAGACTTACACTGATATAGTGACCAGGCTGCTGAAATAAAGCACGTTATTTGATAGATTTATACCAAAgttgtgcattttgaaaataacgCGATGCTTGTTGTAGCCCTTTTAttgaaatgcttattttattcgatgctttattttaacaaaagctaaaaaacattaaaaaaagcattttaatgacttaaaataaaatcgaATTCAAAAACtcgaaaaaaaatgttacaaatattaGTTTAGGTTTTGTGTAAGCACTAAAATGATGAACTAAAACTTCAGAAAAAAACtcaacaaaatgactaaaactgaaaatcaaattaaaaacattaacaaaactaGAATGTGACaacatgacaaaaacactttctctgatcatttttattatacatttaatatttgtcaTGTTTGAGTGCGTGGGATCATAAACTCAAATCTATTTGCAAACAGACACAAGCTAAGCTTACATTATGATTAAATTTGCCTTTCTtggattaaaatacaaaaaaaacactaatgtgTATACTAAGTAGTATGTATGCTAACACGTACTAaaacagaaaccaaaaaaaaaaagattatagcATTTTGATTATGAATAATACCACCAAAACAGacgtgtttatattttaaaagtatgtgtATTCCAAACCAATGTTATTTGCTTCTATTTTGAATTCGATTTTCTATTTATAATGCACTATTGCTTTCACGTTAACTTCAAAgttagctttatttatttattggtttagttttatttaatatggaCGTAGtgcattttctattatttagATTTCAAGGAGCAAAAAGCGCTCTATGGTATCGGTTTTAGCGAACTAACCCCGTTTCAGACTTACAGTAGCTTACAGCAGCTTTACAGTAATAATACTTATTGGTAAGTTTTCAAGGCTGTAATCGCATAGTAGGGATTGGAGGTTATTGGCCGTCGAAAACCCCGTCGAAAAACACTAATCTGAACGTAAGGTCTCCTTTGGGCCTGATGACTTCCTTTCAAAGCAGATATTTCCAGATACAAATGTCACAATTTCCTGAGAACATCCCGGTCACTTTTTGTACCGAGCGTATTATAAGACCGTGTCAGAggtctctgtttgtttgtagaaATGTATGACGACACCAGGCATGCTCAGAGGCCCTTATTAATGATGACTAACTGAAGATCCGGCTGTCAAGGACACTGTGGTATACATATGATTTAGCGTCAGATGTATGGCTGTTTATTTCCGTCCTCGTAAACGGGCTTTAAAGCACACCTCAGCACGCCGAGGACATAACCTTTAATGGAAGCTGACCCGACAAACACCTCCTTTCATTGCTTAGTCTTTACAGGAGAGCCGTTTTCCGCAGACGCACTCGAAGTCTCACACTTTCCCAGCAGAAGACGTTTCTGAGGTTCAGTCATTATCGTTATGGGCTCGGACcaaattgcttttgttttctcgTTTTGACGTCTTtcgatttaatgcatcattacaTCGGATACgctatttatatttctgcacACATCGCTCGGGATAGAGCGGAACATCGGTCATTTaatgtttccatttttatattgttatctCTCTTTATACATTAGAGCGTGTTGTGACTCCTGATAAAACTGTCAGAAGCTGGATGAATGAAGACTAGTCAAGACCAGATTataattcacttttaaaatatagtttttctattAGAACGTTGTcatcaaaataatgaataaacaaagcATTTCCAGGTTATTTTTCTCTCCAAAATCAAAGAAatctatacaaataaataaatcaactgtACATGCAGATAAgggttttatatttaaatgtaatttttattattatcggCATAAGTCATGATATATTACTATGATTACAATTCGtggttaaaaatgtgtttaattgtcaaaataaagcatttccaGGTTacatttcactcaaaaatctaaatacagtAAGTAGctgtaaatgtttacatgttttgaaataaattacagataaataaatattttgtgttacaGTTAATTACTGCGTAATGTCAtgaaaaatagtcaaaataaatgtttcaaaccaacataaaaatgaagtgataaaaattaaacaataataataataataataataataataataataatttttaattacaaataaattgtaCATGGGTAGTTGACTTATagtgtgacagaaaaataatttaaaaaaaggtttttttgctgtcacaccacaGAACAATACGCACAACTAcccacatacaaataaataaaaaataataaatattatgtattatagtCACAATATGTTTTGATGATAATTTGTAGTTTAAATGCGTTTaattggggatttttttttttttttgaatgaaggAATTACATAAATTTGCATATAGATACATGaacaaaatatctgttttattaCTATGATGAcaatttatggtaaaaaaaagtgaaatgaaaatgtcactaaacgttttttaaatgcaaaataaatcaatttcagTGTGAAATATGACCCGGTGGACAGTAACTGTAGAAGACTAAAGCTCAGTCTGTGTGAGGCGTTTAGAGACTTCTCCCACAGCTTTCAGCTCCGACGACAGGTGCTGCATCTCAAGGCCAGCAGGTAGACACTTTAATTCTTTTGAGGGTGCGACCGATATGGAAAATCCAGTGGGTGTGTGAACGGTTAAATATATATCGATGTGGTTTTCTTTCCTGTGCCTCTGTCCTTTATAACGCCGAACAATTCCCTTCCTTTGAAAGGTCTTTCTCTGATCATATTGAGCCGGATTTATGATGGCAAtttgaataaaactattaaccTTGATTAACGGAGGAACGTTCCAGCGTGAGATCAGATCAGATGCTATAAAAAGACTTGGCCGGCATTGTGATGCATGACGTAGTTATCCGTCCTGTCACACAGAGGCAGCGGCGGCGAGAACCATGCTTTCAGAAGCGCTCACACGTTTTTCTCTTTCCCAGATGTAACCTTTCTCATTTTCTGTTCCTTATCTGTTCACTTCAGCTCCCATTAATCATCCCCACCGCGTGACAGAGACGAGTCTTCAATCTTTTTCACAGAGAGACTGAAACCGCTAAAACCGTCTTTAAATCCCCAAAGCATGGACCGATTGTCGTACAGATCTATACTTTCAGATTTTTACAGCACATGCATGGTTACatgcttaaaatgtatattttttatatgcatcTAACCTAAAACACCTGAAACTCATCTGCTTTTTTGTCAGTGTGTGCGTAATGTATATATAAGAAGATTTCAGAAGCTAAAGTTAGAGGAGTTAGCATCTGAactattcaatatatatatatatacacatagtatttctaggctattttattaataacagtcACGGGGCATCTGTGacaagtttgtttgtgtgtgtgcagaacTATCTGTGATCTCCtctccatctgtgtgtgtgtgtgtgtgtgtgtgcgcatcagTTAAAGCAGCACATTAATACAGAATGGTGTATAAACTGACTTGAAGCTACCTGTGCATAAAAGATTGTACTGCAtacctgccagccaatcagaatcgagtattTAAACGGACcatgaaatatgtatatatatatatatatatatatatatatatatatatatatatatatatatatatatatatatatatatatatatatatatatatatatatatatatatatatatatatatatatatatatatatacacatatatatatacacatatacatatatacatatatatacatatatacatatgtataaaaTGATCTGAATAATCATGAATTTATTTAGCCTTACAATGATTCCCTTGATGAATTTGACTAAACAATGCCTTTTCCTACATCTAGGTTCCATCTTCCCGACCTACAGACCCTCGGACACCGTCTTTAAGATCACGTTTTGGCTGGGCTACTTCAACAGCTGCATCAACCCCATCATCTACCCCTGCTCCAGTCAGGAGTTTAAGAAAGCCTTCCTGAGCGTGTTGGGCGCCCGCTGCCTCCGCAAGAGATCAACGACGTCCCACGCTCTCTACCAGAGCCACAGCCCCCGGCACGGCCAGTCTCAGATCCTGGGCCTGACCAGCCGCGACAACCCGTCCCGCCTGAGCCCGTCCTCCTCCGTCGCTCTCTCCCGCAGCCCGTCCTCGCGGGACGGCCGGGAATGGCAGGCCCCTTCCCGGACGTCGTCGGCGGGGACGACCGGGGTCAGCGCGGGGGTGAGCGTGGGAGCCAAAGTGGCGGGAATGTGCGGGAAGAACCTGCTGAGGACGTGCTGCTGCGTGAGAATGGATCCTCCGCAGCCCGAGCCTCCCCCGCACAACTCGCTTCCCGTCATCAAAATCCATCAGCTCTCGCTGTGCGAGGACGGGGACGCGGTGTAAATGAGCGCTCTGGGGAAATCACCGCACTCACGCTGGCTGCGATGCCACTTTGCCACCTGACAGAGCCTCGGACCGGAGAACACAAACCGACGAAGGAAAAAAAGCGTTTGACTGAAACGATGGGGGCATGGGAAGCTGCTGCGAGACGGCCGATGCTTTACAAAGGCACGGGTCTTTCAGAGTctttatttactcactctcgtGTCTTTCCGAACCCGTGGAATGACAAGCGGTGaactgaaatgcaaatgtcatttttgcagCTTCGACAGAGAGAAGTGCATTAACTTTAACCCTGTAAAGCCTGAAATAAATGTAGGGgaaaactacttttttaatggagtataaagtataaaataggTTTGCATTTGATGCATCAGGCGTTTATGGCTCACAATATAAAGTAAGCCTATAGGACAATACGGTTTACaattacaatacaatttttttaaactcactTTTATTCAAAGGCCCAAACGTGACA includes:
- the adra1aa gene encoding adrenoceptor alpha 1Aa, which translates into the protein MPGHFEQMIPLKDNMTPESFPENCSNCSQVLVPELNVVKAVVLGIVLAIFIIFGVLGNILVILSVACHRNLRTVTHYFIVNLAVADLLLSSTVLPFSTVFEMLGRWIFGRPFCDVWAAMDVLCCTASIMSLCVISVDRYIGVSYPLQYPSIVTERRALLALIVLWALSITISIGPLFGWKEPAPEDESICKITEEPGYAIFSALGSFYLPLVVILSMYCRVYVVARRETRGLISGQKTEKSDHATEAVTLRIHRGNTTVSEDEALRNRTHFALRLLKFSREKKAAKTLGIVVGCFVLCWLPFFLVLPIGSIFPTYRPSDTVFKITFWLGYFNSCINPIIYPCSSQEFKKAFLSVLGARCLRKRSTTSHALYQSHSPRHGQSQILGLTSRDNPSRLSPSSSVALSRSPSSRDGREWQAPSRTSSAGTTGVSAGVSVGAKVAGMCGKNLLRTCCCVRMDPPQPEPPPHNSLPVIKIHQLSLCEDGDAV